GCCAGACACATGCTGCATCCTGCTTCACGCCAATCCAGCCCAGCGTCAGTAAAGATCTTGTCCAGGCCTTCCTGTTCGGCTTGGGCTTTGACTCGACCGCTGCCGGGAACAACCATCGCACTGACCTGACTGCTGCAGCGATGTCCTTTGACCACGGCCGCGGCCGCCCGCAAATCTTCAATGCGCGCGTTGGTGCACGAACCGATAAAGACACGATTGATATCAATGTCGGTAATCGGCGTGCCGGCTTTGAGATCCATGTACTGCAGTGATAACGCAATCGTTTTCTGATCACCTGCGTCGGATGAGTCGGCGGGATCGGGCACCCGGCCATCGACACTGACGACTTGACCGGGGTTGGTTCCCCACGTCACCTGCGGCCGGATATCACTGCCTTGATAGACATTGCTACGGTCGTAGCTGGCCCCTGCGTCGGTGGGCAGTTTTTTCCAACGCTCGACGGCTGCATCGAAATCTTGAGGAGCTTCTGGGCGGCCTCGCAGGTAATCGAAGGTAGTTTGATCAGGCGCAATCATCCCGGCTCGCGCGCCGGCCTCAATTGACATATTGCAGACCGTCATACGCTCTTCCATCGACATCGCGCGAACACAATCGCCGGTGAATTCGAGCACGTATCCGGTACCACCCGCAGTGCCGATTTGACCGATCAAATACAAGATCATGTCCTTCGCTGTGACACCGCGAGGCAGGGCGCCATCAATCCGGAGCTCGAACGTCTTTGGCTTGAACTGCAACAGCGTTTGCGTTGCCAAGACGTGCTCGACCTCACTGGTTCCGATTCCGAAGGCGAGTGCACCAAAGGCCCCGTGCGTGGCCGTATGAGAGTCACCACACACAATGGTCATGCCCGGCTGGGTGTAGCCATTCTCAGGGCCAATGACGTGCACGATACCTTGCCGAACATCATCAATGTCGAATAACTGAACGCCAAATTCTTTACAATTCTGACGCAGCGTCTCGATCTGCTTGCGTGCGATCGGATCGGCGATCGGCAGGCTGCGGTCCGATGTCGGCACGTTGTGGTCGGGGGTCGCGATCGTGCGTTCGGGTCGACGCACACTGCGACCATTGATTCGCAGTCCCTCGAATGCTTGCGGGCTGGTTACCTCATGCACGAGATGCAAGTCGATATACAAAATCGATGCTTCGTCAGCAGGTGCATAGACGACGTGTTCGTCCCAAATTTTGTCGAGCAACGTACGGTTGCCGGTCGAGACGGGGGATGAGGCCTGTGCAGAGGCAGCGGCAGCGGAGGAGTCAGGCATCTAGCAGCGGATCGTAAACCAGGGTCAGGACGATGAGCGAAAAACAATTCTCGCGAGCTTTCGCTCCCACTGTCGGCACTCGGCCACAAAATGTCAAGTTCCCACGAGAAAAGGACCCTCACCGGGGGTGAATCGTCGCGGCCACCGCCGTCGCTCATCCAAACCTATCTCGTCTGCGCAGTTTTTTCTTCGCGGGCCCCAGTGGAGAACAAGTATCGTCTTTCTCTCCGCGAAAGCAGCGTGAAGTGCATCTTTCGCGGGGAGAAAGGCGGTATTGAAAAGCCGCTCGATCCTCAATCAACGCTAAACCGGTTCCTCGATGAACTCGCGGACGTGCTCACGCTGGCTGGGGACAATGCGAGTGATGCTCACCTTGGTCCGCCGCAGCTCTTCCACTTCGCAGAGTAGTTGCGAGATCAAGTCCGCCAATTCAGTGGCAGCATGTTCGCCAATATTGACCGTCAATGCTTTTCGTGAATTGAAACTCAGGCCTCGATTGTCCATATTGCTAGTCTCCGTCGCTAAAGAAAAAAGAGTGTCGATCTGGAGAAAAAGGATAATCGATCCGATCTTTTCCACAACGTAAAAAACTACTCAACCGTCACACTCTTAGCCAAATTACGTGGTTTGTCCACGTCGCATCCACGCAACACCGCAATGTGATAGGAAAGCAACTGCAGTGGTACGACAGATACAATCGGCTGCAGGAACTCCGGAACTTCGGGAATCATGATCACATCGTCAGCGATTTTACGGATTTCCGTATCATCGGAACTGGCAATTGCAATTACGGGTCCCCCTCTTGCCTTTACCTCCTCCATATTGGCCAAAACTTTATCGTAAGTCGTACCCCGCGGCATAATGAACACGCTGGGGGTTTCAGTGTCCACCAACGCGATCGGCCCGTGCTTCATCTCGGCTGCGGGATAACCCTCGGCATGGATGTAGCTGATTTCCTTGAGTTTCAGAGCACCCTCGAGCGCCGTCGGGAAGTTATAGCGGCGGCCGAGATATAACACGTTGGTCGCCGACTGGTACTTCTCGGCCACTTTTCGCACTTCACTGTCGCAAGTTAGCGCCTGCTCAACGGCGGCTGGTAGGCGCCGGAGCTCCTCGATGACGCGTTCTCCGGCCTCGAAGCTCATGTGTCGCATGCGGCCGAAATACAGAGCGAGCATCACCAGCACGCAGCACTGGCTGGTGAACGCTTTCGTACTGGCAACGCCAATTTCCGGCCCCGCGTGCAGGTACACACCGCCATCGGACGCCTGAGCAATGGAACTCCCTACGACATTACAGATCGCCAGGGTGCGGTGCCCCTTGCGTTTGGTCTCATTGAGGGCCGCGAGCGTGTCAGCGGTCTCTCCGCTCTGCGTGATCCCAAAAACGAGTGTGTTGTTCTCGATCGGCGGGTTGCGGTACCGCAACTCACTGGCGTACTCCACGCACACCGGGATCCGCGAGAGCTCCTCAATCAGGTACTCGCCCACAAGTGCGGAGTGCCAACTCGTCCCGCAACCGGTCAGAATGATTCGCTCGACGCTGCGGAGTTGTTGCGGAGTCAGATTCAGACCACCGAACACGGCCGTGGCGTCTTGGTCGTTCAGACGCCCCCGCATCGCATTTCGCAACGCGTCGGGTTGCTCGTAGATTTCCTTGAGCATGTAGTGCTCGTAGCCGTTCATACTCACATCGCCCGACTGCGCATCGAGCGGCTGAATATTCACTCGCACCTTGCCACTGTCGCGGTGCAAAACGGAAAATCCGTCGGCGGTGATGACGGCGAGCTGGTGATCGGCAAGGTATACGATACGGTCGGCGCGACCGGCGATGGGTGACGCGTCACTGGCGAGGAAGTACTCGCCGCGTCCCACACCGATGACAAGCGGGCTACCGAATCTGGCTGCGATCATGAATCCGGGTTTATCGCGAAAAACGATCCCCAGACCGTAGGTACCTCGAAGTTGGGCGATCGCCCATTGCACCGCTGTGACGTAACGAGCGTGCGGCTGTCCGTCGACTGCGGGGGTGTTCTCGAGCCCTTCCGCAATCAGGTGGGCGATGACTTCGGAATCGGTAGCCGAATGGAACTGATACCCCTTCTCGATCAGCCCGTCCTTGAGCACCTGATAGTTTTCGATCACGCCGTTGTGAACCAGCACAACCTCACCTTCACCGCCGGTATGCGGGTGCGCATTGACCTCAGTAGCAGGCCCGTGGGTGGCCCACCGCGTGTGGCCGAGACCCAGGGTACCGGCTGGGGGATCACCGAGTCGATCCGCCAGCGATTGAATGCGTCCCACCGATCGGGTGACATGAATCTTGTCGTCACCAAAAATGGCCACCCCAGAGCTGTCATAGCCCCGGTATTCGAGCCGGCGGAGCCCCTCGACGAGAAAATCGGCTGCGTCGTCCCCGCCTACATATCCAACAATTCCACACATTGTACTGTCTAAGCCTTCATGCCGGCGGCGGCAATCGCGTCGATGCCGACCAGAGTCAAGAAAAGGAAACGCGAAAATTCAACACATTGAGAATATCGCGTTCGCCGGGTTTCGCAACTCGCACGCCCTACGTCAAGGTCTAACGGCACGATCACCTCATTCAGCCTCTGACATCCAACAGCCGAACGAGGGCATATGGTGCCCTGGCGGCCGGTTTAAATCTCCTGAGCGAAGATCGGATTCCATTGCACGCGGTGGGCGATTGGGCGAATCGTCGAGGCGGAAGCGGACTGCCCCTGCCAGCGGGTTTGACGCGCATCGAGCTCCGGCGTCTCGACGGGGTTCCCATCTCGCGGATCGGGCAGCGTTTGCGGCTCGTCGTTGCCATCAAACATCTCTTGTAATTGTTCGCCAGCACCATTGGTTGAGGAACCTTGGCCGCTGCTTGACTCGCTCTGGGGGAGGTCCATTTCGACCCGCCCCATGCGAGAGAGCGGCTGATCGTCATCATTCAGGGTAGGGCCTTCGAGCACCGATTCACCGTCGTCGGGGCTGACGCGGTTGCTCCGCACCGAGTCACTCGATGATTCAATCGGCGCACATTCGATCGCCGATTCCATCACCGGTGAGAAGGAGGAGTAGCCGCTGCTGATGGCCGAGCTAAACGGGTCAACATAGGACAGCGGTAAACGCTGGACGACTTGGCGAGGCACCATTCGCTCGACCGTGTACGGCTCGTACTTGGGCACGGTGACCGGTCGCAGTACGGTTCGCCGTACCTCTTCCTGCTCATAGTACTTGACCGTCACGGGCTCACTTCTGGTTTCGTACACCATGCGAGTGCTCTGCACAGGGACCTTGCGAACACGTTGCTCGGCGACCCAGCGTTGGTGCTGGACAGGAACTTTACGCGTCGTCGTCTCGGTAATCGGCCGCCGGATCGTGTAGGGCACCTTGCGAACGGTAGTTTCGGGAACCATGCGAGTCTTTTGCACGGGGATGTTCTGCGTGACCACTTCGGACTGCATCCGCTGCACCTGGACAGGCACATTTTGGGTGACCACTTCGGACTGCATCCGTGTGACCTGAATGGGGCGCTGGACTTGATGCGACTCCGGCACGTAAGACGTTTGTGCGATGTCTTGCGTGATGTAATTGGGGCGATAGACCATCTGAGTTTGAGCGACCGGCGGCGTGACGGCTTGGGTCACCACGGGTGCCCCTTGGACGCGCGCAAAGATCCCGAGCGGCCCGGGCACTGCGTAGGCGCGTGGGTTCCACCCCATCACATTTTGCACCGATCCGGGGGTCACGGTCGTCTGGGGCACATAACCTCCCGCATCGATGGTCTGCTGCTGCACCGTTGTCACGGGGCGGTAGGACGTAACCGTTTCATTCTGATACTGGGTTTCAACGACTGGACGCTGCACCGTGTACTGCCGCTGATACATCTGCGTTTCGGTCACAGGCCGCTGCACCGTGTATTGCTGCTGATACATCTGCGTTTCAGTCACCGGCCGGTAGGTCGTGACCTTTTCCTCCCGCTCAGCAGTCTCATCGACGTAGCGAGTTTGCGTCACCGTTTCGTCGCGGTAGGACGTTTCCGTAACCGGGCGGTAGATGGTATAGCGTTCCTCACGGTAACTTGTTTCCGTCACGGGCCGGGCGACTTTATAGGATCTCTCTTCGGTCCGCGTCTTCAGTACCGGTCGGAAGCTCGTGACCTCTTCTTCAACCATCTTCGTTTCGTAGGTCACCCGCATTCGCTCGACCGTCTCGGGCTGCATCACCGTCTCACACTCGAGACGGTAGGCGGGCTGGAAACAACAGGCATCTTGCGCAGTGGCAGTGGGGATGGCAGTCGTCATCAACGACGCGAGTAACGCCGCGCCGCTGGAACGATTAAAAATGGAACCGAAAAATTGATTTTGCATGATGTTCATGACCGTCAGTTTCGTTGTGTTGCTTGATGAAGCCATCGTGGACAGTAGCAATTGGACTGGCAGGTCAATCTTTTCCCCGAATGATGGCACCCTGCCATCGAATAGGATTATTAGATTGACGATCCGTCGAAGGAAATCCATGGCCCGGTCAGTGTGGGGCTACCAGGGTCCTAGTAGCCGACCGATTTCCAACGGAAAATCCCTGCTATACAAGCCTAGGCAAGACTTGAGAAAATTGTGGAAAAAAC
This genomic window from Allorhodopirellula heiligendammensis contains:
- the glmS gene encoding glutamine--fructose-6-phosphate transaminase (isomerizing) produces the protein MCGIVGYVGGDDAADFLVEGLRRLEYRGYDSSGVAIFGDDKIHVTRSVGRIQSLADRLGDPPAGTLGLGHTRWATHGPATEVNAHPHTGGEGEVVLVHNGVIENYQVLKDGLIEKGYQFHSATDSEVIAHLIAEGLENTPAVDGQPHARYVTAVQWAIAQLRGTYGLGIVFRDKPGFMIAARFGSPLVIGVGRGEYFLASDASPIAGRADRIVYLADHQLAVITADGFSVLHRDSGKVRVNIQPLDAQSGDVSMNGYEHYMLKEIYEQPDALRNAMRGRLNDQDATAVFGGLNLTPQQLRSVERIILTGCGTSWHSALVGEYLIEELSRIPVCVEYASELRYRNPPIENNTLVFGITQSGETADTLAALNETKRKGHRTLAICNVVGSSIAQASDGGVYLHAGPEIGVASTKAFTSQCCVLVMLALYFGRMRHMSFEAGERVIEELRRLPAAVEQALTCDSEVRKVAEKYQSATNVLYLGRRYNFPTALEGALKLKEISYIHAEGYPAAEMKHGPIALVDTETPSVFIMPRGTTYDKVLANMEEVKARGGPVIAIASSDDTEIRKIADDVIMIPEVPEFLQPIVSVVPLQLLSYHIAVLRGCDVDKPRNLAKSVTVE
- the leuC gene encoding 3-isopropylmalate dehydratase large subunit yields the protein MPDSSAAAASAQASSPVSTGNRTLLDKIWDEHVVYAPADEASILYIDLHLVHEVTSPQAFEGLRINGRSVRRPERTIATPDHNVPTSDRSLPIADPIARKQIETLRQNCKEFGVQLFDIDDVRQGIVHVIGPENGYTQPGMTIVCGDSHTATHGAFGALAFGIGTSEVEHVLATQTLLQFKPKTFELRIDGALPRGVTAKDMILYLIGQIGTAGGTGYVLEFTGDCVRAMSMEERMTVCNMSIEAGARAGMIAPDQTTFDYLRGRPEAPQDFDAAVERWKKLPTDAGASYDRSNVYQGSDIRPQVTWGTNPGQVVSVDGRVPDPADSSDAGDQKTIALSLQYMDLKAGTPITDIDINRVFIGSCTNARIEDLRAAAAVVKGHRCSSQVSAMVVPGSGRVKAQAEQEGLDKIFTDAGLDWREAGCSMCLAMNPDKLAPGERCASTSNRNFEGRQGKGGRTHLVSPAMAAAAAITGHFVDIRDWDYR